In a single window of the Methanofastidiosum sp. genome:
- a CDS encoding acetyl-CoA carboxylase biotin carboxyl carrier protein subunit, whose translation MNKVADGEYQVIYDELIYEVSVLKKVQKKKSENQYRKENDIVYVDSLVGGIVLKLGKKAGERVVRGDSIMTLIAMKMETEIHAPESGLLSTISVHEGMIVEKGELLFVIDTK comes from the coding sequence TTGAATAAGGTAGCTGATGGCGAGTACCAGGTAATCTATGATGAATTAATCTATGAAGTTTCTGTTTTAAAAAAGGTGCAAAAAAAGAAGAGTGAAAATCAATATAGAAAAGAGAACGATATTGTTTATGTTGATTCTTTGGTCGGCGGTATTGTCCTTAAGTTAGGAAAGAAAGCTGGAGAGCGAGTAGTTAGGGGAGATTCCATAATGACATTAATCGCAATGAAGATGGAAACAGAAATACATGCTCCGGAATCAGGTTTATTATCAACGATATCGGTTCACGAAGGAATGATTGTCGAAAAGGGCGAACTTCTCTTTGTAATAGACACAAAATAA
- a CDS encoding CoA transferase — MRPLEGVRILDLSHVLAMPYCTMILSDLGAEVIKIEKSDGDDSRKFGPYKNGESAYFMSINRNKKSIVINLKEEKGKEIVREFIKICDVITENFRPGTMDKLGFSYENVKKINPGIIYATISQFGNDSVYPGRPGYDIIAQAYGGLMSITGYPDKPPTRVGSSLADIISGMFSAIAILGALRTRDKNGQGQYIDTAMVDCIIAILENAAVRYTVSGEIPQRIGSRHPSLTPFDVFKTSDGHMVIGIGNDHLWEMFCKSIPEFNLLLMAERFKNNDSRTKNQAELKKIIEGWTEKHTTEELVKIITDAGVPCGPVNTIDKVINDPNTKYRKMLFEFDHPIAGKMVTANSPLNLPLTPCKDHVRPPALGENTEEVLSNVLGYSKEKIEELKKDKIIYVRG; from the coding sequence ATGAGGCCATTAGAAGGAGTAAGGATATTGGATCTAAGCCATGTACTTGCGATGCCATACTGTACCATGATACTAAGTGATCTCGGGGCTGAGGTTATAAAAATTGAAAAGAGTGACGGCGATGACTCTAGAAAATTCGGACCCTACAAAAACGGAGAAAGTGCTTACTTTATGAGCATTAACAGGAACAAAAAAAGCATTGTTATTAATCTAAAAGAAGAAAAGGGAAAAGAAATCGTTAGGGAATTTATAAAAATATGTGATGTAATCACGGAAAACTTTAGACCTGGAACAATGGATAAGCTTGGATTTTCATATGAAAATGTCAAAAAGATAAATCCCGGAATAATATACGCCACAATATCACAATTCGGAAATGACTCAGTATATCCTGGAAGGCCCGGATATGATATTATTGCACAAGCCTATGGTGGGTTAATGAGTATAACAGGTTACCCTGATAAGCCTCCAACAAGAGTTGGGTCATCACTTGCAGATATAATTTCAGGCATGTTTTCTGCTATTGCCATACTTGGGGCTTTGAGAACAAGGGATAAAAATGGCCAAGGCCAGTACATAGACACAGCAATGGTTGACTGCATTATTGCAATTTTAGAAAATGCTGCAGTTAGGTATACAGTTTCAGGAGAAATACCTCAGAGGATTGGCTCAAGACACCCAAGCCTTACCCCTTTTGATGTCTTTAAGACCAGTGATGGGCACATGGTTATAGGTATAGGAAATGACCATTTATGGGAGATGTTTTGTAAGAGTATCCCTGAGTTTAATTTATTGTTAATGGCTGAAAGATTCAAAAATAACGATTCACGAACAAAAAATCAGGCCGAGCTGAAGAAGATCATTGAAGGCTGGACAGAAAAGCATACTACTGAAGAGCTAGTCAAAATAATAACTGATGCCGGCGTTCCATGTGGCCCTGTAAATACAATTGATAAAGTAATAAATGACCCAAACACAAAATATAGGAAGATGCTCTTTGAATTTGATCACCCTATTGCAGGAAAGATGGTAACTGCAAACAGTCCTCTAAATTTACCACTTACGCCGTGTAAAGATCACGTACGCCCACCTGCATTGGGGGAAAATACTGAAGAAGTATTATCCAACGTATTGGGGTACTCTAAAGAAAAGATAGAGGAATTGAAGAAGGATAAAATAATATATGTGAGGGGGTAG
- a CDS encoding RraA family protein translates to MRSLDAASINDALRKRGSVDESIKSIKEGDFLCGPAFTAKCCPGDMLTALKALEEISQGQVLVIDGGGITKYSLFGDLMAMQAKLKGVSGVVVDGAIRDVKSIKGEGLSVFCRGIVTRAGTATRLGEINVPVVCGGVIVNPGDWVVGDDDGLVVIPKEKVEDIIHIAEETLKREAIIREAIEQGKSISKLL, encoded by the coding sequence TTGAGATCTCTTGACGCAGCTTCTATCAATGATGCCCTACGGAAAAGAGGTTCAGTTGATGAATCTATAAAATCTATCAAGGAAGGCGACTTTCTCTGTGGCCCAGCATTCACTGCAAAATGCTGTCCAGGTGATATGCTTACAGCACTAAAAGCTCTTGAAGAGATTTCTCAAGGACAAGTTTTAGTGATTGACGGCGGCGGAATTACAAAATATTCTCTATTCGGGGACCTTATGGCAATGCAGGCTAAACTAAAAGGGGTTAGTGGAGTAGTTGTTGATGGAGCCATAAGGGATGTCAAGAGCATAAAGGGAGAGGGGCTCTCTGTATTCTGCCGAGGTATAGTAACAAGAGCAGGTACTGCAACAAGACTTGGAGAGATAAATGTCCCGGTAGTCTGTGGGGGGGTCATTGTAAATCCAGGGGACTGGGTAGTAGGCGATGATGATGGCCTCGTTGTCATTCCAAAGGAGAAAGTTGAAGATATCATTCATATTGCTGAAGAAACTCTTAAAAGGGAGGCAATAATCAGAGAGGCTATAGAGCAAGGTAAATCAATCAGCAAATTGCTTTAA